A genomic segment from Gilvibacter sp. SZ-19 encodes:
- the accD gene encoding acetyl-CoA carboxylase, carboxyltransferase subunit beta, with protein MAWFKRTKKGIQTPTELKKDVPKGLWYKSPTGKIVDAEELEKNFYVSPEDGYHVRIGSKEYFEILFDDNKFKELDKNLVAKDPLKFEDTKKYSDRLKDAQEKTGLKDAVRTAVGKSMGADLVIACMDFRFIGGSMGSVVGEKIARAADYSLKNNIPFLMISKSGGARMMEAALSLMQLAKTSAKLAQLAEAKIPYISLCTDPTTGGTTASFAMLGDINIAEPGALIGFAGPRVVRDTTGKDLPEGFQSSEFLLEHGFLDFISHRKDLKRNINLYLDLILNRPLREKTA; from the coding sequence ATGGCTTGGTTTAAAAGAACAAAGAAGGGGATCCAAACCCCAACCGAACTCAAGAAAGATGTCCCAAAAGGGCTTTGGTACAAATCACCGACCGGGAAGATCGTAGATGCAGAAGAGTTAGAAAAGAACTTTTACGTGAGCCCAGAAGATGGATATCACGTTCGCATTGGTTCTAAAGAATATTTCGAGATCCTTTTTGACGATAACAAGTTCAAGGAATTGGATAAGAATCTAGTCGCAAAAGATCCGCTGAAATTCGAAGACACTAAAAAATACTCAGACCGTTTGAAAGACGCCCAAGAGAAGACCGGACTTAAAGACGCGGTTCGCACCGCTGTTGGAAAGTCTATGGGAGCAGACTTGGTTATAGCCTGTATGGATTTCCGTTTTATCGGTGGTTCGATGGGATCTGTAGTGGGCGAGAAAATAGCGCGTGCAGCAGATTACAGTCTTAAGAACAACATTCCGTTCTTGATGATCTCTAAATCCGGAGGAGCCCGTATGATGGAGGCTGCCCTTTCGCTAATGCAGTTGGCCAAAACCTCTGCAAAATTGGCGCAGTTGGCAGAAGCAAAGATTCCTTATATCTCTTTGTGTACTGACCCTACTACCGGAGGTACTACCGCATCTTTTGCTATGTTAGGAGACATCAACATTGCAGAACCGGGAGCATTAATTGGTTTCGCTGGCCCACGTGTGGTAAGAGACACTACTGGGAAAGACCTACCAGAAGGATTCCAATCTTCGGAATTTCTATTGGAACACGGTTTCTTAGATTTTATCTCCCACAGAAAAGATCTAAAGCGCAATATTAATCTCTATTTGGATTTGATTTTAAATCGTCCGCTTCGAGAAAAAACAGCTTAA
- a CDS encoding TrkH family potassium uptake protein yields MISSLSKLNFKLIFHLMGLLLLCNGGFMWISALVSFGYGDGATEGILLAGLITNLLGGMFMYATAKHRKELQKREGYLIVTFGWLFMSITGSLPYVLTDAIPVFSNAFFETISGYTTTGATILEDIEVMPEGILLWRSITHWIGGMGIIVLAIAILPLLGIGGMQLFAAEAPGPGGDKLHPRITDTAKRLWLIYVGYTLAETILLSVAGMSVFDAVNHSLSTLSTGGFSTKNASVAYWNDTPLIQYIIIVFMFLAGTNFVLSYFAFKRKFSRIFEDDEFKFYLIGIASLTIIAALIIYFQSDITFSTVAHPQVLGEGEYAFRHALFQVLAVVTTTGFVTADFTAWTPFLTLFFFGLMFLGGSSGSTSGGIKIVRHIIMIKNGIMEFRRTLHPSAILPVRYNQKAVQQPIVFNILAFFILYMLSFIIGTLVFSWLGLDFKTALGGAASTLGNVGPALGDLGPVDNYASLPTAAKWWASFLMLIGRLELFTVLILFTPFFWKNR; encoded by the coding sequence ATGATATCTTCCCTGTCCAAACTCAATTTTAAGCTCATTTTTCACTTAATGGGGCTGTTGCTATTGTGCAATGGTGGCTTTATGTGGATCTCGGCTTTAGTAAGTTTTGGTTATGGCGATGGGGCCACAGAAGGCATACTCCTTGCCGGGCTTATCACGAATTTGCTGGGTGGGATGTTTATGTACGCCACGGCTAAGCATCGGAAGGAACTCCAAAAGCGAGAGGGATATTTAATTGTGACCTTCGGCTGGCTTTTTATGTCCATTACCGGGAGTCTTCCCTATGTACTCACAGATGCTATCCCTGTTTTTAGCAACGCTTTCTTTGAGACCATTAGCGGCTATACCACAACAGGAGCCACTATACTCGAAGATATTGAGGTGATGCCAGAAGGCATTTTGCTCTGGCGCAGTATCACCCACTGGATAGGAGGTATGGGTATCATTGTACTGGCCATTGCCATTTTACCGCTCTTAGGAATTGGAGGGATGCAGCTCTTTGCTGCGGAGGCTCCCGGGCCTGGAGGAGATAAATTGCATCCGCGGATAACCGATACGGCCAAACGTCTTTGGCTTATTTACGTTGGATACACCTTGGCCGAGACTATCTTGCTGTCTGTTGCCGGAATGTCGGTATTTGATGCGGTAAACCATTCGCTCAGTACACTGAGTACAGGTGGATTTTCTACAAAGAATGCCAGTGTTGCTTATTGGAACGACACCCCGCTGATACAGTATATTATCATAGTCTTTATGTTCTTGGCCGGTACGAACTTTGTCTTGAGTTACTTTGCCTTTAAGCGCAAGTTCAGTAGGATCTTTGAGGACGATGAGTTCAAGTTTTATTTGATAGGGATCGCATCGCTCACTATAATTGCTGCTTTGATCATTTATTTCCAATCTGATATCACCTTTAGTACTGTTGCACATCCGCAGGTATTAGGCGAAGGAGAATACGCCTTTAGACATGCCTTATTTCAGGTACTGGCCGTAGTGACCACCACCGGGTTTGTCACTGCAGATTTTACCGCTTGGACTCCTTTTTTGACACTCTTTTTCTTCGGACTCATGTTCTTGGGCGGAAGCAGCGGATCTACCTCCGGAGGTATTAAGATCGTTCGTCACATTATCATGATCAAAAATGGGATCATGGAATTTAGACGTACCCTGCACCCAAGTGCGATCTTGCCGGTGCGATACAATCAGAAAGCCGTGCAGCAGCCTATTGTTTTCAATATTTTGGCCTTTTTTATTTTATACATGCTGTCCTTTATCATAGGAACATTGGTGTTCTCTTGGTTGGGCTTAGATTTTAAAACGGCCTTGGGTGGAGCAGCTTCAACTTTAGGAAATGTTGGGCCTGCATTGGGTGATCTCGGCCCGGTAGATAATTATGCCTCGCTGCCTACGGCAGCCAAATGGTGGGCGTCTTTCCTAATGCTCATTGGGCGTTTGGAACTCTTTACAGTACTCATTTTATTTACGCCGTTTTTTTGGAAGAACCGATAA
- a CDS encoding RNA methyltransferase, producing MLSKNTLKYLTSLRQKKYRDREEVFVAEGPKLIGDLLDAGLELQQLFTTDPALFSDYAPEIISAVELKKISNQKTPNAAFAVFDRKEAFPLQESGLILALDGVQDPGNLGTIIRLSDWFGVGHIVCTQTTADCYNPKVVQASMGSLARVQLHYLEDLSAWLAQTELPVYGGFMQGEQVYKSSLPTDAVLVMGNEGQGISPKTEAVIATKLSIPNFGTGQESLNVATATAILLSEFKRSIEM from the coding sequence ATGCTGAGCAAGAACACCCTCAAATACCTAACGTCATTACGTCAGAAAAAGTACCGAGACCGGGAAGAGGTCTTCGTAGCAGAAGGTCCCAAACTCATTGGCGATCTCTTGGATGCAGGCTTGGAATTGCAGCAACTTTTCACCACAGATCCAGCACTTTTTTCGGACTATGCTCCAGAGATCATCTCCGCAGTAGAACTCAAAAAGATCAGTAATCAGAAAACACCAAATGCCGCCTTTGCAGTTTTTGATAGAAAAGAGGCTTTTCCATTACAAGAAAGTGGCCTTATTCTCGCCTTAGACGGCGTACAGGATCCAGGGAATTTAGGGACAATAATCAGACTATCGGACTGGTTTGGAGTAGGTCATATTGTTTGCACACAAACCACTGCGGACTGTTATAATCCGAAAGTTGTGCAAGCCTCTATGGGAAGTTTGGCTCGAGTCCAATTGCATTATCTGGAAGACCTCTCGGCTTGGTTAGCTCAGACAGAGTTACCTGTTTATGGGGGTTTTATGCAAGGGGAGCAGGTTTACAAAAGCAGCTTACCAACTGATGCGGTTTTGGTTATGGGCAACGAAGGGCAGGGGATTTCTCCAAAGACCGAAGCAGTTATAGCTACCAAGCTCAGCATTCCAAACTTTGGAACGGGTCAAGAAAGTCTCAATGTAGCTACAGCAACTGCTATACTGCTCAGCGAGTTCAAGCGATCTATTGAAATGTAA
- the fbaA gene encoding class II fructose-bisphosphate aldolase, with amino-acid sequence MSHSIKPGVATGREVQEIHKLAKEKGFAMPAVNVVGTNSINTVLETAVALNAPVIIQFSNGGAQFNAGKGLSNENQKSAIAGGIAGARHIHEMAKAYGATVILHTDHCAKKLLPWVDGLLDASEAHYKQFGTPLYSSHMLDLSEEPIEENIEISKRYLERMSKMGMTLEIELGITGGEEDGVDNSDVDSSKLYTQPEEVAYAYEELMKVSDQFTVAAAFGNVHGVYKPGNVKLTPKILKNSQEYVQAKFGTGHNPVDFVFHGGSGSTVEEIREAIGYGVVKMNIDTDLQFAFTEGIRDYMTGNIDYLRTQIGNPDGADVPNKKYYDPRKWLREGEVTFRKRLEKAFEDLNNVNTL; translated from the coding sequence ATGAGTCATTCGATAAAACCGGGCGTAGCTACCGGGAGAGAAGTTCAGGAAATTCACAAACTAGCGAAAGAAAAAGGTTTTGCCATGCCAGCGGTAAACGTGGTAGGCACAAACTCTATCAATACTGTACTGGAAACAGCCGTTGCACTTAATGCTCCGGTTATTATACAGTTCTCTAACGGAGGGGCACAATTCAATGCCGGAAAAGGCCTTTCTAATGAAAATCAAAAATCGGCCATTGCCGGAGGAATCGCCGGAGCCCGACACATACACGAAATGGCAAAAGCTTATGGAGCAACTGTGATCTTGCATACGGATCACTGCGCCAAGAAGTTATTGCCTTGGGTAGACGGCCTTTTGGATGCCAGTGAAGCCCACTACAAGCAATTTGGCACCCCTTTGTACAGCAGCCATATGTTGGATCTGTCGGAAGAGCCAATCGAAGAAAATATCGAGATCTCTAAAAGATACCTAGAGCGTATGAGCAAAATGGGGATGACCTTAGAGATCGAATTGGGAATCACCGGTGGCGAGGAAGACGGCGTGGACAACTCAGATGTTGACTCCTCTAAATTATATACCCAACCAGAAGAAGTAGCTTACGCCTACGAAGAGCTCATGAAAGTGAGTGATCAATTCACGGTTGCTGCCGCTTTTGGAAACGTTCACGGAGTTTACAAGCCAGGTAACGTAAAACTAACTCCAAAGATCTTAAAGAACTCTCAGGAGTATGTACAAGCGAAATTCGGAACCGGGCACAACCCTGTTGATTTTGTATTCCACGGTGGTAGTGGTTCTACCGTAGAGGAGATCCGCGAAGCTATTGGCTACGGGGTAGTAAAAATGAACATCGACACCGACTTGCAGTTCGCCTTTACAGAAGGTATCCGCGATTATATGACTGGGAATATCGATTATTTGAGAACCCAGATCGGAAACCCAGATGGAGCCGACGTGCCAAATAAGAAGTACTACGATCCACGCAAATGGTTACGCGAAGGTGAAGTGACTTTCCGCAAGCGTTTGGAGAAAGCTTTCGAAGACCTAAACAACGTAAATACCCTTTAA
- a CDS encoding zinc ribbon domain-containing protein YjdM, with amino-acid sequence MSDQMKPCPRCQSPYGYSLRDSLYACPECSFEWDASQQQQKDHAQVIDANGNPLQDGDTVIVIKDLPVKGAPKPVKKGTKVKNIRLVEGDHDIACKIDGFGAMGLKSEFVKKA; translated from the coding sequence ATGTCAGACCAAATGAAACCCTGTCCGCGTTGTCAATCTCCATATGGATACAGTCTACGAGATTCCTTATACGCCTGTCCCGAATGTAGTTTTGAATGGGATGCCTCTCAGCAGCAACAAAAAGATCACGCACAAGTAATAGACGCTAATGGGAATCCACTGCAAGACGGAGACACGGTCATTGTAATTAAGGACCTACCCGTAAAAGGAGCACCAAAACCAGTAAAGAAAGGGACCAAAGTCAAGAACATTCGCTTGGTCGAAGGCGATCACGATATCGCCTGTAAAATTGACGGTTTTGGAGCTATGGGGTTAAAATCGGAGTTCGTCAAGAAAGCCTAA
- a CDS encoding SDR family NAD(P)-dependent oxidoreductase, which produces MDYSGKKVLITGGSRGIGKATAMAFAAKGATVGINYKSNKEAAQKTLAELPGDGHQLFACDISQTEAPEQLVSDFISRFEKLDILVNNAGISIFHNVEDSFDHWNQAWQELMQMNVITAANLTYWAAQAMKSYGGGKIVNVSSRGAFRGEPAKPAYAASKAALNAMSQSMAKALAKDNIYCYVVAPGFTETDMASKTLTEVERKALLAESPFGRMAQPEEVANGILALVNEGMEYASGAILDINGASYLRS; this is translated from the coding sequence ATGGACTATTCTGGCAAGAAAGTACTGATCACAGGAGGCTCAAGAGGAATTGGCAAAGCAACTGCCATGGCTTTTGCTGCGAAGGGAGCCACAGTTGGTATCAATTACAAAAGCAATAAAGAGGCTGCGCAGAAGACCTTGGCAGAATTACCAGGCGATGGGCATCAACTTTTCGCTTGCGATATTAGCCAGACAGAGGCGCCAGAGCAGCTCGTCTCTGATTTTATTTCCCGCTTTGAGAAGTTGGATATTTTGGTCAACAATGCGGGTATTTCCATCTTTCACAATGTGGAAGATTCTTTTGATCATTGGAATCAAGCCTGGCAAGAGCTCATGCAAATGAACGTGATCACCGCAGCGAATCTAACCTATTGGGCAGCTCAAGCCATGAAGTCTTATGGGGGAGGAAAAATAGTCAATGTATCCTCTAGAGGCGCCTTTAGAGGAGAGCCTGCTAAACCTGCCTATGCTGCTAGTAAAGCTGCGCTTAATGCCATGAGTCAATCTATGGCCAAGGCGTTGGCTAAAGATAATATTTACTGCTATGTTGTTGCTCCTGGTTTTACGGAGACAGACATGGCGAGCAAGACCCTAACAGAAGTAGAGCGCAAAGCCCTTTTAGCAGAGTCACCTTTCGGCAGAATGGCTCAGCCAGAAGAGGTTGCGAATGGTATTCTGGCCCTGGTAAACGAAGGAATGGAATATGCCTCTGGTGCCATTTTGGATATTAATGGAGCTTCTTATTTAAGGTCCTAA
- the trkA gene encoding Trk system potassium transporter TrkA — MKIIVAGAGEVGFHLAKLLSFESQDITLIDTDRSSLQYADTHLDIRVVKGDATSISVLKDADVANTELVIGVTSSETTNITVCVLAKQLGAKRTIARISNSEFIENKDEIGFTSLGIDELISPESLAANEIGLLLNQSGFNDTYEFDDGALTMVGLILSRTSSIVGKSVRDLAEVSEQYSYVPIAIQRSGTQYTIIPRGDTQFREGDQVYFVTVKEGLESIYTMAGKVKEDLKNVMILGGSNIGYKTARDLCASKFKVKLIESDKDKAFEIADDVPSCLVINGDGRNVELLEEEAISDMDAFVSVTGNSETNIMSCLVAKSRGVKKTIALVENMDYFQLSQSIGINTLINKKLLAANTIFRYIRKGEVVAITKLNNMNVELLEFIVHPDSAVCNKVIRELDFPRSAVIGGIIRDGEGIIALGDFEIKEGDRVVVSCLPQALEKVEKLFV; from the coding sequence ATGAAGATTATAGTAGCCGGTGCCGGCGAGGTTGGCTTCCATTTAGCCAAACTGCTTTCCTTTGAATCGCAAGACATTACTTTGATCGATACAGACCGTTCCAGTTTGCAGTATGCAGATACGCATTTGGACATCCGTGTAGTGAAAGGGGATGCAACCTCTATTTCGGTGCTAAAAGATGCCGATGTTGCCAATACGGAATTGGTGATCGGTGTGACCTCCAGCGAAACCACAAATATCACAGTTTGTGTTCTGGCCAAGCAATTGGGTGCCAAGCGCACCATTGCAAGAATCTCCAATTCTGAATTCATTGAGAATAAGGATGAGATCGGTTTTACCAGTTTAGGTATAGACGAGTTGATCTCGCCGGAATCATTAGCCGCAAATGAAATTGGTTTGCTGCTCAATCAAAGTGGGTTTAACGATACTTATGAATTTGACGATGGCGCTTTGACCATGGTAGGCTTGATTCTGTCTCGCACCTCTTCTATTGTGGGTAAGAGTGTGCGCGATCTGGCTGAGGTGAGCGAGCAGTATAGTTATGTGCCTATTGCCATCCAGCGCAGCGGAACCCAATACACCATTATCCCAAGAGGAGATACCCAATTCAGAGAAGGCGATCAGGTGTATTTTGTCACCGTTAAAGAAGGTCTGGAAAGTATCTACACCATGGCAGGTAAGGTTAAGGAAGACCTTAAGAACGTTATGATTTTAGGTGGTAGTAATATAGGCTACAAGACTGCTAGAGATCTTTGTGCGAGTAAGTTTAAAGTAAAACTCATTGAGTCCGATAAGGACAAAGCCTTTGAAATCGCAGACGATGTGCCAAGCTGTTTGGTGATCAATGGCGACGGACGCAATGTGGAACTTCTAGAAGAAGAGGCGATCTCTGATATGGATGCCTTTGTTTCGGTGACCGGGAATTCAGAGACCAATATTATGAGTTGTTTGGTGGCCAAATCCCGCGGGGTAAAGAAAACCATTGCACTTGTAGAGAATATGGATTACTTCCAACTCTCACAGTCTATAGGAATCAACACCCTGATCAACAAAAAGCTCTTAGCGGCCAATACCATTTTTAGATACATAAGAAAAGGGGAGGTTGTAGCGATCACCAAACTCAACAATATGAATGTGGAGCTTTTGGAATTCATAGTTCACCCAGACAGTGCCGTGTGTAATAAAGTGATCCGCGAGCTGGACTTCCCAAGATCTGCTGTGATCGGCGGTATAATTCGCGATGGCGAAGGGATCATTGCCCTTGGCGATTTTGAGATCAAAGAAGGAGATCGCGTGGTGGTGTCTTGTTTGCCACAGGCCTTGGAGAAGGTAGAAAAGCTCTTCGTCTAA
- a CDS encoding BamA/TamA family outer membrane protein translates to MKQLHSKIVLIFVTALLLYSCNAVKRVPDGKYLLVENQISLDGEPIKDQNIYAQLSQRPNTRVLGIPFSLHIYNFAKKDPDSTFQEWLAKKPKREERLSKRLSEKQLYELEQSYVGINNWIKKIGEAPVIIDEAKLEKSRKRLERYYRRRGWFNTEASYTVDGDSTQRAKVNYKVVRYRPYIVDSIKTQISSPVVDSLFQQTRSQSFIKEGEQYKAENFENEIDRLTLQFRNSGLYDFDTEYVTFEGDTVDTDHKALITYIIPDRTITTPDSTYTEPFKSYNVNKVRIVTDYSYSRRAEQFTDSINYKGFELYSFDGLDYKPKAITDAISISPGKVFRDIDRSLTYNQISDLNVFRYPTIEYSPDPDDPEGNGLIANILLSPLKKYNLDVNFDASTSTVQEFGVAFRTTFSIRNVFKGAETLELSARGSLGSSQDAADADQRFFNISDVGGNAALQFPRILFPLNTDKIIPKFMSPKTRISTGVGFQNNIGLDRQNLNLAFNYQWEPSPTKTWNLSLADIQYVRNLNTSNFFNVYRSSFDIVNDIAQASGYVYADPENPSLGIPEEIDQFINDALGDNPDGLVFTRDNLEELASVDERRDRLSEDNLIFSSSVSWIRDSREDTYDLSFTRWRWKLESAGNFLSLITDLANTEVAEDGNRKALGVEFSQYVKGELDFIRHWEVNQNAVLAVHAFGGIAIPYGNSNSIPFIRSYFAGGANDNRGWRPFDLGPGSSGSRLDFNEANFKLAFNAEYRFTLLGALKGALFVDAGNIWNVLDSQQDEAFRFSGFSDLGELAVASGFGIRYDFGFFVLRFDTGFKTHNPARDLGDRWFKEYNFANAVFNIGVNYPF, encoded by the coding sequence TTGAAGCAACTTCACTCAAAAATAGTATTAATATTTGTTACGGCACTACTGCTGTATTCTTGTAATGCAGTAAAGCGGGTTCCTGATGGCAAATACCTGCTGGTAGAGAACCAGATAAGCCTAGATGGCGAGCCGATAAAAGATCAGAATATCTACGCGCAACTCTCCCAGCGACCCAACACTCGCGTTTTAGGTATACCTTTCAGTCTTCACATTTATAATTTTGCCAAAAAGGACCCGGACAGTACTTTTCAGGAGTGGTTAGCTAAAAAACCGAAACGCGAAGAACGTTTGTCCAAGAGACTTTCTGAAAAACAACTCTACGAACTTGAGCAATCTTATGTAGGCATCAACAATTGGATCAAAAAGATAGGCGAAGCTCCAGTGATCATAGACGAGGCCAAACTCGAGAAGTCTCGTAAGCGCTTGGAACGCTATTACCGCAGACGCGGCTGGTTTAATACCGAGGCCAGCTACACCGTAGACGGTGACAGCACCCAACGCGCCAAAGTAAACTACAAGGTGGTGCGCTATAGACCCTATATAGTCGATTCTATAAAGACACAGATCAGTTCCCCCGTGGTGGATTCCCTGTTCCAGCAGACCAGATCTCAGAGTTTTATCAAGGAGGGAGAACAATACAAGGCCGAGAACTTTGAAAACGAAATAGACCGATTGACCCTGCAATTCCGCAACTCTGGACTTTACGATTTCGACACGGAGTATGTGACCTTTGAGGGCGATACGGTGGACACAGATCACAAGGCGCTTATCACCTATATCATTCCAGACAGAACTATTACCACTCCAGATAGCACCTATACCGAACCTTTTAAATCTTACAACGTAAACAAGGTGCGTATTGTAACCGATTACAGCTATTCAAGACGGGCAGAACAGTTTACAGATAGCATTAATTATAAAGGATTTGAGCTTTACAGTTTTGATGGGCTCGATTACAAACCCAAGGCCATTACCGATGCCATTTCCATTAGCCCTGGGAAGGTTTTTCGTGATATCGATCGTTCATTGACCTATAACCAGATCAGTGACTTGAATGTGTTCCGCTACCCTACAATTGAATACAGTCCAGACCCGGACGACCCAGAGGGCAACGGACTAATTGCCAACATCTTGCTCTCGCCGCTTAAGAAATACAATTTGGACGTCAACTTTGACGCCTCCACCTCTACGGTTCAAGAATTTGGGGTGGCTTTTAGAACCACCTTCTCTATTCGAAATGTGTTTAAGGGTGCGGAGACCCTTGAGCTTTCTGCACGAGGCAGTTTGGGTTCTTCTCAGGATGCTGCGGATGCGGACCAGCGCTTTTTCAACATCTCTGATGTGGGTGGAAATGCGGCCTTACAGTTTCCGCGAATTCTCTTCCCGCTGAATACAGACAAGATCATTCCTAAATTCATGTCTCCAAAGACACGGATAAGCACAGGAGTAGGATTTCAGAACAATATTGGGCTAGACCGACAAAACCTGAATCTGGCCTTTAATTATCAGTGGGAACCCAGCCCGACCAAGACCTGGAACCTCAGTTTGGCAGACATCCAATATGTACGCAATCTAAATACGAGTAATTTCTTTAATGTATACCGGAGCTCTTTCGACATAGTGAACGACATAGCACAGGCCAGTGGATATGTGTATGCCGATCCGGAAAACCCGAGTTTGGGCATTCCAGAAGAGATCGATCAGTTTATCAATGATGCCCTAGGAGATAATCCGGACGGCCTGGTTTTTACCCGTGATAATTTAGAGGAACTAGCCAGTGTGGACGAACGTAGAGATCGCTTATCAGAAGACAATCTGATCTTTAGTTCTAGTGTAAGTTGGATCCGCGATTCGCGTGAAGACACTTACGACCTGAGCTTTACCCGCTGGCGATGGAAGTTAGAATCCGCAGGTAACTTCCTTTCTCTGATCACCGACTTGGCCAATACCGAAGTTGCAGAAGATGGAAACCGAAAAGCCTTGGGCGTGGAATTCTCGCAATACGTAAAAGGAGAGCTAGATTTTATTCGTCACTGGGAGGTCAACCAGAATGCGGTCCTTGCTGTGCATGCTTTTGGCGGTATTGCTATCCCTTACGGCAACAGCAATAGTATTCCCTTTATTCGTTCTTATTTTGCAGGAGGTGCTAACGACAACCGCGGATGGCGTCCTTTTGATCTTGGACCAGGTAGTAGCGGAAGTCGTCTAGATTTCAACGAAGCCAACTTTAAGCTCGCTTTTAATGCCGAATATCGTTTTACCCTATTGGGAGCTTTAAAGGGCGCTTTGTTCGTCGATGCAGGGAATATTTGGAATGTTTTAGATTCACAACAGGACGAGGCCTTTAGATTCTCAGGTTTTAGCGATCTTGGAGAATTGGCTGTAGCCAGTGGTTTTGGGATTCGCTATGACTTCGGATTTTTTGTATTGCGTTTCGACACGGGCTTTAAAACACACAACCCGGCGAGAGACCTTGGAGACCGTTGGTTCAAGGAATACAACTTTGCCAATGCTGTCTTTAATATAGGGGTGAATTATCCGTTCTAA
- a CDS encoding porin family protein, with translation MSRKLILILALIFLAQSAQAQLFSKERLANLETFDKRFLTWGYFLGFNQYDFKIEYEGPQAEDIVIDRVGGFNVGLIGDMRLNEHMNLRLEPGLYFTQRDIRFPGFVEERDILREVKSTYIHVPLLLKVSTKRLNNFKPFIVGGVSSAWNLSSNSDNPQDNSGGEFRMESTAQFWEVGFGIDFYLFYFKFTPSIRGVFAMNNELIPDNDPNSPWTGNISSMGTRGIFINFTFQ, from the coding sequence ATGAGTAGAAAACTGATCCTCATATTGGCCTTAATCTTTTTGGCGCAGAGTGCACAAGCACAGCTTTTTAGCAAAGAGCGCTTGGCCAATCTAGAGACCTTTGACAAACGATTTTTAACCTGGGGATACTTTTTAGGGTTTAACCAATACGACTTTAAGATCGAATACGAAGGGCCACAAGCAGAGGATATCGTGATCGATCGTGTTGGCGGATTCAACGTAGGTCTTATTGGAGACATGCGATTAAACGAGCACATGAACCTGCGTTTGGAGCCGGGACTCTATTTTACCCAGCGCGACATTCGTTTTCCCGGTTTTGTAGAGGAACGCGACATTTTGCGCGAGGTAAAGTCCACTTATATTCACGTGCCTTTACTGCTCAAGGTTTCCACAAAACGACTGAACAACTTTAAGCCCTTTATTGTGGGCGGAGTTTCTTCCGCTTGGAATTTATCGAGCAATAGTGACAATCCGCAGGACAACTCCGGAGGTGAATTCAGAATGGAAAGCACAGCACAATTTTGGGAGGTCGGATTTGGGATCGATTTCTACCTGTTCTATTTCAAGTTCACACCTTCTATCCGTGGAGTCTTTGCTATGAATAATGAGCTAATTCCAGACAATGACCCAAATAGCCCTTGGACAGGCAACATAAGCTCCATGGGCACCCGAGGTATCTTTATCAATTTTACATTTCAATAG
- the ubiE gene encoding bifunctional demethylmenaquinone methyltransferase/2-methoxy-6-polyprenyl-1,4-benzoquinol methylase UbiE, with product MAKSVNPYKDSELSKKAQVEQMFDNISNRYDGLNRVISLGIDQKWRRKVVNLVVDHKPKTVLDIATGTGDLAIAFAQRMDQAKVTGLDISDGMLSVARKKTASASFADRLEFVKADSEAMPYPDNHFDAITVSFGIRNFENLEKGLAEILRVLKPGGLFVVLETSVPEKFPYKQGYKFYSKGILPVIGKLFSKDKVAYGYLSESAAAFPYGERLNNIFAKIGFKETENKPQTFGVATIYTATKA from the coding sequence ATGGCCAAGTCGGTTAACCCCTATAAGGATTCAGAGCTCAGCAAAAAAGCCCAAGTGGAGCAGATGTTTGACAATATCTCTAACCGCTATGACGGGCTAAATCGCGTGATCTCTTTGGGAATAGACCAGAAATGGCGCAGAAAAGTGGTGAATCTGGTTGTGGACCACAAACCCAAAACGGTTTTGGATATAGCGACCGGAACTGGCGATCTGGCCATAGCTTTCGCTCAGCGTATGGATCAGGCTAAAGTAACCGGCCTGGACATTTCGGACGGCATGCTCAGTGTTGCGCGTAAAAAGACAGCTTCTGCCTCCTTTGCCGATCGTTTGGAGTTTGTCAAGGCAGACTCGGAAGCCATGCCCTACCCCGACAATCACTTTGATGCCATAACAGTATCCTTTGGGATCCGCAATTTTGAAAATCTAGAAAAAGGCTTAGCCGAGATTCTTCGCGTACTCAAGCCTGGCGGCTTATTCGTGGTTCTGGAAACTTCAGTTCCAGAAAAATTTCCTTACAAACAAGGCTATAAATTCTACTCAAAAGGTATCTTGCCGGTCATTGGAAAGCTATTCTCCAAAGATAAAGTCGCCTACGGATATCTGTCAGAGAGCGCAGCGGCTTTCCCTTATGGAGAACGTCTCAACAATATTTTTGCAAAAATCGGGTTTAAAGAGACTGAAAATAAACCGCAAACTTTTGGTGTAGCCACTATTTACACCGCAACCAAAGCATGA